One segment of Candidatus Dadabacteria bacterium DNA contains the following:
- a CDS encoding peroxiredoxin: MGENLEVGSQAPDFEAETYGAEKVRLSDFYSKGTVALYFYPRDNTSGCTKEACSLRDAEEELMSLGVQVLGVSTDGVKSHENFRNKFSLNFPLLSDKSREIVDLYGIKSKFDTARRVTFLIEKGGRIAHIWKKVKTSSHAEEVTEKVRELGL, translated from the coding sequence ATGGGAGAAAATCTTGAGGTAGGGAGCCAGGCCCCTGATTTTGAAGCCGAAACCTATGGGGCGGAGAAGGTAAGACTGAGCGACTTTTACTCTAAAGGGACCGTAGCTCTTTACTTCTATCCCAGAGACAACACTTCTGGCTGTACCAAGGAGGCCTGCTCGCTTCGCGATGCGGAGGAGGAACTTATGTCTCTTGGAGTGCAGGTCCTGGGGGTAAGCACAGACGGGGTTAAGTCCCATGAGAACTTCAGAAACAAGTTTTCACTCAATTTCCCGCTGCTGAGCGATAAAAGCAGGGAGATAGTGGATCTGTACGGGATAAAAAGCAAGTTCGATACCGCCCGCAGGGTTACTTTCCTTATAGAAAAAGGTGGCAGGATAGCCCATATCTGGAAAAAGGTAAAGACCTCGTCTCACGCTGAAGAGGTAACCGAGAAGGTAAGAGAACTGGGTTTGTAG
- a CDS encoding 6,7-dimethyl-8-ribityllumazine synthase, with product MPETIEGKLSAGKFRFAIVSSRVNSFVTNPMTEGAIDTLVRHGAGQRSIDVIKVPGSFEVPLAVKKAALSGKYDAVVAIGAIIRGQTSHFDFLASQVTKDLAAVALETGVPVCCGIITTETTEQAIERAGVKAGNRGSEAALSALEMVNLVKALS from the coding sequence ATGCCTGAAACGATAGAAGGAAAACTGAGCGCCGGGAAATTCCGCTTCGCCATAGTGTCAAGCAGGGTAAACAGCTTTGTCACGAACCCCATGACGGAGGGAGCGATCGATACCCTTGTTCGCCACGGTGCGGGCCAGAGGTCAATAGACGTGATAAAGGTGCCCGGCTCTTTCGAGGTGCCTTTGGCGGTGAAAAAGGCGGCGCTGTCAGGAAAATACGATGCTGTTGTGGCGATTGGAGCCATAATAAGGGGGCAGACTTCCCATTTTGATTTTCTCGCTTCGCAGGTGACAAAGGACCTCGCAGCGGTGGCTCTTGAGACCGGAGTGCCCGTCTGCTGCGGCATAATAACCACTGAGACCACCGAGCAGGCCATTGAAAGGGCAGGGGTCAAGGCGGGAAACAGGGGAAGCGAGGCCGCTCTCAGCGCGCTTGAGATGGTTAACCTCGTAAAAGCGCTTTCCTAG
- a CDS encoding peroxiredoxin: MGRNLEVGSQAPDFETETYGAEKVRLSDFYSKGTVVLYFYPRDNSTGCIWEACSLRNAERELASLGVQVLGVSTDGVKSHEKFRDKFSLNFPLLSDKRRKIVDLYGARWRLIPFVARRTTFLIEKGGRIAYIWHKVKPSSHAEEILIKVKELGL; encoded by the coding sequence ATGGGAAGAAATCTTGAGGTAGGGAGCCAGGCCCCTGATTTTGAAACCGAAACCTACGGAGCGGAGAAGGTAAGGTTGAGCGACTTTTATTCTAAAGGTACCGTGGTGCTTTACTTTTATCCTAGGGACAACAGTACGGGCTGTATTTGGGAGGCTTGTTCGCTTCGCAATGCGGAGCGGGAACTTGCATCTCTTGGAGTACAGGTCTTGGGGGTAAGCACAGACGGGGTAAAGTCCCATGAGAAGTTCAGAGACAAGTTTTCACTCAATTTCCCGTTGTTGAGCGACAAAAGAAGGAAGATAGTGGATCTGTACGGGGCAAGGTGGAGGCTCATCCCCTTCGTTGCTCGCAGGACCACCTTCCTTATAGAAAAAGGTGGCAGGATAGCGTATATTTGGCACAAAGTTAAACCCTCGTCCCATGCCGAAGAGATACTCATCAAGGTAAAAGAACTAGGTCTTTAA
- the nusB gene encoding transcription antitermination factor NusB gives MGKRRLSRETALQFLYQVDSASGDGSPRLSNPRSDFESFCLLHHEAADGETLEFAFLLCQGVLENIDAIDSILNRSSEHWRVSRMSMIDRNILRLSVYEIVFLSDIPLPVTINEAIEVAKEFGSETSAAFINGILDKIGKGMEKGELSNDN, from the coding sequence ATGGGGAAGAGAAGGTTATCAAGAGAAACCGCCCTTCAGTTTCTCTATCAGGTTGATTCAGCCTCAGGGGACGGTTCCCCACGTTTATCCAACCCGCGTTCCGATTTTGAGTCTTTCTGTTTACTTCATCACGAAGCGGCGGACGGCGAAACGCTTGAATTTGCGTTTCTGCTCTGCCAGGGCGTTTTGGAAAATATCGACGCCATAGACAGCATCTTAAACAGATCTTCTGAACACTGGAGGGTGTCGAGAATGTCCATGATAGACAGGAACATTCTGCGCCTCTCGGTTTACGAGATCGTTTTCTTGAGCGATATACCCCTGCCTGTTACTATAAACGAGGCGATCGAAGTGGCCAAGGAGTTCGGGTCGGAGACCTCCGCCGCGTTTATAAACGGCATTCTCGATAAAATCGGAAAAGGCATGGAAAAAGGCGAGTTAAGCAATGATAACTGA
- a CDS encoding DNA replication initiation control protein YabA, with translation MNILRFAVITAFFAVLPFSHIPAFAASDQEIEALKKEIQEMRSEYENRILKMEEKLAEMKTAATVDKTKTTYSKSRDSVYPGRAIYNSTLNPSIGAVLGGRFAAFSSDEGEIPGFVLGHEGERGAEGISLGETELNLSTSVDDKFYGHITTALADHGDGVEIELEEAYVETLPGLGLPTGATIRMGRAFWTFGYLNEHHAHADDFADRSLPYRVYLDKGFNDTGAQISYVLPTDFYVEAGGGIFRGDDFPFAGAEGSDINSFSAFLRVGGDIGNNSSWRIGGYFLDGEASGRAGGHGHGHEDEHAHMDDHMDDHDDDHMDDHDDDHMNDHDDDHMDDHAGEHMDDHDDDHADEHGHEEFFSAGMFTGDTRLYSVDFRYVWAPTGNIRQKEVLLQGEYFWREEEGIYTLEEGGEVHEEHLDGGSHGWYAQGVFKFSPKWRIGTRYSQIYSPKDSGIDHDPYAVAVMGDWSNSEFSRIRLQYNYEKLGEDLSDNQILLQYIMSIGAHAAHKY, from the coding sequence ATGAATATATTGCGTTTCGCGGTAATAACTGCGTTTTTTGCCGTCTTGCCGTTTTCTCATATCCCCGCCTTCGCCGCTTCTGATCAGGAGATAGAAGCTTTGAAGAAGGAAATACAGGAAATGAGGTCAGAATATGAGAACCGGATTTTAAAGATGGAGGAAAAACTTGCCGAGATGAAGACTGCGGCAACCGTGGATAAAACGAAAACGACTTACTCAAAGAGCAGGGACAGCGTCTACCCCGGCAGAGCCATTTACAACAGCACCCTTAATCCTTCAATCGGAGCGGTACTGGGCGGACGCTTCGCCGCATTCTCTTCTGACGAGGGCGAGATTCCAGGGTTTGTCCTAGGACACGAAGGAGAACGCGGAGCGGAAGGAATTTCCCTCGGAGAAACCGAACTTAATCTTTCGACAAGTGTTGACGATAAATTCTACGGCCACATAACCACGGCCCTTGCAGACCATGGAGACGGGGTTGAGATAGAGCTTGAGGAGGCATACGTGGAAACCCTTCCAGGTCTCGGGCTTCCAACGGGAGCGACGATAAGGATGGGACGCGCGTTCTGGACTTTTGGATACCTGAACGAGCATCACGCCCACGCTGACGATTTCGCCGATCGTTCCCTGCCTTACAGGGTGTACCTTGACAAGGGCTTTAATGATACCGGAGCGCAGATTTCATACGTGCTTCCAACAGATTTCTATGTTGAGGCGGGAGGCGGTATTTTCCGCGGAGACGATTTCCCGTTTGCGGGAGCTGAGGGTAGCGACATAAACTCATTCAGTGCCTTCCTGCGGGTAGGCGGTGACATAGGAAATAATTCATCCTGGAGAATCGGGGGTTATTTCCTTGACGGAGAGGCAAGCGGTCGCGCCGGCGGACACGGACATGGACACGAAGACGAGCATGCCCATATGGATGACCACATGGATGATCACGATGACGACCACATGGATGATCACGATGATGACCACATGAATGACCACGATGATGACCACATGGATGACCACGCGGGTGAACACATGGATGACCACGATGATGACCACGCGGATGAACATGGACATGAGGAGTTCTTCAGCGCCGGCATGTTTACGGGCGACACGAGGCTTTACTCGGTTGATTTTCGCTACGTTTGGGCCCCCACTGGAAACATCCGCCAAAAAGAGGTGCTTCTCCAGGGTGAGTATTTCTGGCGTGAAGAAGAAGGCATCTACACTCTTGAGGAAGGAGGCGAGGTCCACGAAGAGCACCTCGACGGAGGAAGCCACGGCTGGTATGCACAGGGGGTTTTCAAGTTCTCGCCGAAATGGAGAATCGGAACCCGCTATTCCCAGATCTACTCTCCTAAGGATTCAGGGATAGATCATGACCCCTACGCGGTAGCAGTCATGGGAGACTGGTCAAACAGTGAATTCTCGCGCATACGCCTTCAGTACAACTACGAGAAACTGGGTGAGGACCTGAGCGACAACCAGATCCTGCTCCAGTACATAATGAGCATAGGCGCACACGCCGCGCATAAATACTAA
- a CDS encoding thiol peroxidase, with the protein MERDDAVKMKGNPITLIGPELKKGDQAPDFRCVETLGSEVSLENFGDDVKVFNVVVSVDTPVCDVQIRRFNEEAAALSDSVQIITVSMDLPFAQSRYCAAAGVERVRTASDYQYASFGEAYGVLIKENRLLARAIFVVGRDNVIEHVEYVGDIVNEPDYNAALEVIKSTG; encoded by the coding sequence ATGGAAAGAGATGATGCGGTAAAGATGAAAGGCAATCCGATTACCCTTATCGGTCCTGAACTGAAAAAAGGCGATCAGGCTCCCGATTTCAGGTGCGTGGAAACCTTGGGAAGCGAGGTAAGCCTTGAGAATTTCGGCGATGACGTGAAGGTGTTCAACGTGGTGGTTTCGGTGGATACGCCGGTCTGCGATGTCCAGATCAGAAGGTTCAACGAGGAAGCGGCGGCGCTTTCTGATTCGGTCCAGATAATAACGGTGAGCATGGATCTTCCTTTCGCGCAGAGCCGCTACTGCGCGGCCGCCGGAGTGGAGAGGGTAAGGACGGCGTCAGATTACCAGTACGCCTCTTTCGGAGAGGCCTACGGGGTGCTCATAAAGGAGAACAGGCTTCTTGCCCGCGCGATTTTCGTTGTGGGTCGTGATAATGTTATTGAGCACGTTGAGTACGTTGGAGACATAGTGAACGAGCCAGATTACAATGCGGCGCTTGAGGTGATAAAATCAACAGGATAG
- a CDS encoding DUF59 domain-containing protein, with amino-acid sequence MSETTEKFEVTKDDVMEVLGDIYDPEIPIDIVNLGLVYRVAIEDSRVNIDMTMTSPGCPAATQIVAEAKYLVEELDGVSEVNIEIVWDPPWDPGKMSEAAKESLGMF; translated from the coding sequence ATGAGCGAGACGACTGAAAAATTCGAAGTGACCAAAGATGACGTGATGGAGGTCCTCGGCGACATATACGATCCCGAGATACCGATAGATATAGTCAATCTGGGGCTTGTTTACCGGGTTGCCATAGAAGATTCCCGGGTGAATATCGATATGACTATGACGTCTCCCGGATGTCCCGCCGCAACGCAGATAGTTGCCGAGGCCAAGTACCTTGTCGAGGAGCTTGACGGGGTCTCCGAGGTAAACATCGAGATCGTGTGGGATCCTCCCTGGGATCCAGGAAAGATGAGCGAAGCGGCAAAGGAAAGCTTGGGGATGTTCTGA
- the ribB gene encoding 3,4-dihydroxy-2-butanone-4-phosphate synthase → MNSIEEIIDDVKQGKLVILVDDEDRENEGDFVIPAENATAEMINFMATHGRGLICLSLTQEDADRLALQPIKPEYNEAPEHTAFTVPIDAKKGVTTGISTHDRASTIRQAISEGSRPEDFVRPGHIFPLIAKKGGVLVRAGHTEGSVDISRLAGFHPASVICEIMKENGDMARLEDLMAFSKKHCIKIATIADLIRYRIGKESFVRRVAEAEVPTEYGVFRAIAFENEIDGLQHMAFVKGEPSSEEDTLVRVHSDCAISDIFGSLYCHSRAKLTQSLKMIEANGSGVLVYINQESSNGGFAKKIKRYSNGKIKEIPALVSERQELKAELRHYGVGAQILRDLGVRDIRLLTNNPIKVKGLEGFGLRMVGSVPIDISDYTEKEIAMGKSADYSNIVSISK, encoded by the coding sequence ATGAACTCCATCGAAGAAATTATTGATGACGTAAAACAGGGCAAACTCGTAATACTGGTCGATGACGAAGACAGGGAGAACGAGGGAGATTTCGTCATACCCGCCGAAAATGCTACCGCGGAAATGATCAATTTCATGGCTACTCACGGCCGTGGTCTTATCTGTCTCTCCCTTACTCAGGAAGACGCGGACCGTCTGGCTCTTCAGCCCATAAAGCCCGAGTACAACGAAGCTCCCGAACACACGGCTTTCACCGTCCCCATAGACGCGAAAAAGGGGGTTACGACCGGCATATCGACCCATGACAGGGCCTCAACGATAAGACAGGCCATATCCGAAGGCTCAAGACCTGAGGATTTCGTGCGTCCCGGGCATATTTTTCCACTCATAGCGAAAAAGGGCGGGGTGCTTGTCCGCGCCGGCCACACAGAAGGCTCAGTCGACATATCAAGGCTGGCGGGTTTCCATCCGGCGTCGGTTATCTGTGAGATAATGAAGGAAAACGGCGACATGGCGCGTCTTGAGGATCTGATGGCTTTCTCGAAAAAGCACTGCATAAAGATCGCCACTATAGCGGATCTGATAAGGTACAGAATAGGCAAGGAGAGCTTCGTGCGCAGGGTGGCAGAGGCGGAGGTGCCTACCGAGTACGGGGTTTTTCGTGCCATCGCTTTTGAAAATGAAATAGACGGTCTTCAGCACATGGCCTTTGTGAAGGGGGAACCAAGCTCCGAGGAGGACACGCTCGTTAGGGTGCACTCCGACTGCGCCATAAGCGATATTTTCGGTTCGCTTTACTGCCACAGCAGGGCAAAGCTTACCCAGTCCCTAAAGATGATAGAGGCAAACGGCTCCGGGGTTCTCGTCTACATAAACCAGGAGTCAAGCAACGGGGGATTTGCGAAAAAGATAAAGCGCTATTCAAACGGAAAAATAAAGGAGATACCCGCCCTTGTTTCGGAGAGACAAGAACTCAAGGCTGAACTCAGGCATTACGGAGTGGGGGCCCAGATACTCAGGGATCTTGGAGTGCGCGACATAAGGCTTCTCACTAACAATCCGATAAAGGTAAAGGGGCTTGAGGGATTCGGGCTCAGGATGGTCGGGAGCGTTCCCATAGATATTTCGGATTACACGGAAAAGGAAATTGCAATGGGAAAAAGTGCTGATTACAGTAATATTGTCTCAATATCAAAGTAA
- the trpC gene encoding indole-3-glycerol phosphate synthase TrpC, with product MILDDIVAYKRQELDEAKKKLPLEELVSAAADRSPAIDFAALHAETRGVKIISEIKRASPSKGVIRDDFDHFSIAREYEASGAFALSVLTDRKFFGGDISYLSDIRTHSALPILRKDFTIDPYQVYEARCHGADLVLLIVAVLDRGQIEEYLSLSGSLGMNCIVEVHGEEELETALLAGSEIIGINNRDLRTFDVSLDVSKRLSGMVPEGKIIISESGISSVNDMEGLMACGIDTFLIGETFMKAKSPGEALRGFLC from the coding sequence ATGATTCTTGACGATATAGTTGCGTATAAAAGGCAGGAACTGGATGAGGCGAAAAAAAAGCTTCCTCTTGAAGAACTCGTGTCCGCCGCCGCGGACCGTTCCCCGGCAATTGATTTTGCCGCTCTTCACGCAGAGACCCGGGGGGTGAAGATAATATCGGAAATAAAACGGGCTTCTCCTTCCAAGGGAGTCATAAGGGATGATTTCGATCATTTCTCTATTGCCCGGGAGTATGAAGCCTCGGGGGCTTTTGCGCTTTCAGTTCTTACCGACCGCAAGTTTTTCGGAGGCGATATCTCCTATCTCTCCGATATAAGAACTCACTCGGCGCTTCCGATTCTGAGAAAGGATTTCACCATAGACCCCTACCAGGTCTACGAGGCAAGGTGCCACGGGGCTGACCTCGTGCTTCTTATAGTCGCCGTCTTGGACCGCGGGCAAATAGAGGAATATCTTTCTCTCTCAGGTTCCCTAGGAATGAACTGCATCGTGGAGGTGCACGGCGAGGAGGAACTCGAGACCGCCCTGCTGGCGGGAAGCGAAATAATCGGCATAAATAACAGAGACCTTCGGACATTCGACGTTTCACTTGACGTGTCAAAGAGGCTTTCCGGCATGGTGCCTGAAGGAAAAATCATAATAAGCGAAAGCGGCATATCGTCGGTCAACGATATGGAAGGACTTATGGCCTGCGGTATAGACACTTTTCTTATAGGAGAAACATTTATGAAAGCCAAAAGCCCCGGGGAGGCTCTTCGCGGTTTTCTTTGCTGA
- the trpD gene encoding anthranilate phosphoribosyltransferase, whose product MITEVISKLVEGGDLSEKEVAAVFDLMMEGELPESQMAAFLTALRMKGETVSEITGVAKALLGKAEKIDCDRETAVDLCGTGGDGSGTFNISTTAAFIVSGAGVTVAKHGNRSVSSPVGSADVLEALGVKIGISPSLAQKCLSETGIAFLFAPVYHPAMRNVAKCRKELGIRTVFNLIGPVVNPAGVKNQVMGVYSPQLLVPVAEVLKNLGSQKVMVVHGEGCMDEITVTGSTKVAELRDGEIAEYDLHPEDFGVKTGSQEELRGGASAAENAEITLSVLRGGENGAKTDASLLNAMAAIYVSGKAASLAEALALAKDSLLSGAALGKLEMLIEITNRNQPNDS is encoded by the coding sequence ATGATAACTGAGGTAATCTCAAAGCTTGTGGAAGGCGGGGATCTCTCGGAAAAAGAGGTGGCCGCGGTCTTTGACCTTATGATGGAGGGGGAACTTCCCGAAAGCCAGATGGCTGCCTTTCTTACGGCGCTTCGCATGAAGGGGGAAACCGTTTCCGAGATAACCGGCGTTGCGAAGGCCCTTTTGGGTAAGGCCGAAAAGATAGACTGCGACAGGGAAACCGCAGTGGATCTCTGCGGGACCGGTGGTGACGGAAGCGGGACATTTAACATATCCACAACCGCTGCCTTCATAGTCTCAGGAGCGGGAGTCACGGTTGCAAAGCACGGCAACAGGTCGGTTTCAAGCCCGGTCGGAAGCGCGGACGTTCTGGAAGCACTTGGGGTGAAAATAGGTATTTCTCCGTCTCTTGCGCAGAAATGTCTTTCGGAAACGGGCATAGCTTTTCTTTTCGCTCCCGTATATCACCCCGCCATGAGAAATGTAGCAAAGTGCAGAAAGGAACTCGGAATAAGGACTGTTTTTAACCTGATAGGTCCCGTGGTAAATCCCGCGGGAGTAAAAAATCAGGTTATGGGAGTCTACTCACCGCAGCTTCTCGTTCCCGTCGCCGAAGTGCTTAAAAACCTGGGTTCGCAAAAGGTCATGGTGGTTCATGGAGAAGGGTGCATGGACGAGATAACCGTTACGGGAAGCACCAAAGTGGCCGAACTTCGAGACGGCGAAATCGCCGAGTACGATCTGCACCCCGAAGATTTTGGTGTAAAAACCGGCTCGCAGGAAGAACTCAGGGGCGGCGCGAGCGCGGCCGAAAACGCGGAGATAACCCTTTCTGTACTGAGAGGAGGGGAGAACGGTGCGAAGACAGACGCGAGCCTACTTAACGCGATGGCGGCCATATACGTTTCGGGTAAGGCGGCGAGCCTTGCGGAAGCACTAGCTCTGGCCAAAGATTCTCTTTTAAGCGGGGCCGCGCTTGGAAAGCTTGAGATGCTGATCGAAATTACCAACCGGAACCAGCCGAATGATTCTTGA
- a CDS encoding cytochrome c3 family protein, with translation MKRDTHRFLRIAMTVLLVTAGLYLYAETAESSDKGPAQPVLFSHKIHADDNQIQCQTCHSYTEVSPHPGIPSVQKCMGCHSYVAGRDVEYTTQGGQTINIREEINKVKGYWRRQEPIPWVKVTGMYGTTSAGMPEFVRFNHKRHIKRGFECSTCHGEVEKMDVVHKAEDLTMGFCISCHEENADNEEHKTELKDCLTCHY, from the coding sequence ATGAAGAGAGATACACACAGATTCTTGCGTATCGCTATGACCGTTTTACTTGTGACGGCGGGTCTTTACCTTTATGCGGAAACTGCCGAGAGTAGCGACAAGGGCCCCGCGCAGCCGGTTCTTTTCAGCCACAAGATACACGCTGATGACAACCAGATACAGTGTCAGACCTGCCACAGCTACACGGAAGTTTCCCCCCATCCCGGTATCCCCTCGGTGCAGAAGTGCATGGGATGTCATTCTTATGTTGCCGGAAGGGACGTTGAGTACACAACGCAAGGGGGGCAGACGATCAACATAAGAGAGGAAATAAACAAGGTAAAGGGTTATTGGCGCAGGCAGGAACCGATACCGTGGGTAAAGGTTACCGGAATGTACGGCACGACCTCCGCGGGAATGCCGGAGTTTGTACGTTTTAACCATAAAAGGCATATAAAGCGCGGATTTGAGTGCAGCACCTGTCACGGGGAAGTTGAGAAGATGGACGTGGTGCACAAGGCAGAGGACCTGACGATGGGATTCTGCATATCGTGTCACGAAGAAAACGCCGACAACGAGGAACATAAGACCGAACTTAAGGATTGTCTGACCTGCCATTACTAG
- the bioD gene encoding dethiobiotin synthase, which produces MKDLPKAVFITGTDTGVGKTAVTAALAALLREKGLVTGVIKPFQTGTDLEGLSDAEFIYAFLGKDCVLSEVSPCRLKVPLSPYRAASIEGADIPLEDIIEHTRDYISRNDVTLVEGAGGLCVPVTESYMMADLAVDLGAPMVIVVRPGLGTLNHTALSLEYARQRGARVLGVVINGFPEPADVASATNPAVLRDVFSVNILGVLPHLPGLDVEGGSFSGLKGIGENCFSPLFGGKFSADAFLSELSEKTRR; this is translated from the coding sequence ATGAAGGATCTTCCCAAAGCCGTTTTCATAACCGGTACCGACACGGGAGTGGGGAAAACCGCGGTCACTGCGGCGCTTGCGGCTCTTCTCCGGGAAAAAGGTCTTGTGACCGGAGTAATAAAGCCGTTTCAGACTGGAACGGATCTCGAAGGCCTGAGCGACGCCGAGTTCATCTACGCATTTCTGGGAAAAGACTGCGTGCTCTCGGAGGTTTCTCCCTGCCGCCTGAAAGTTCCCCTTTCTCCCTATCGAGCTGCCTCGATTGAAGGGGCTGATATTCCTCTTGAGGACATAATAGAACATACGCGGGATTATATATCCCGAAACGACGTAACCCTCGTTGAAGGCGCAGGAGGTCTCTGCGTGCCCGTTACCGAGAGCTACATGATGGCCGACCTTGCCGTTGATCTTGGTGCCCCGATGGTTATAGTCGTGCGTCCGGGGCTCGGCACCCTTAACCATACCGCCCTTTCTCTTGAGTACGCGAGGCAAAGGGGCGCACGTGTGCTTGGGGTAGTGATAAACGGGTTTCCAGAACCTGCGGACGTGGCTTCAGCGACCAACCCAGCCGTCTTGAGGGATGTTTTCTCGGTGAACATACTCGGGGTCCTGCCCCATTTGCCGGGGCTTGACGTAGAAGGCGGCTCCTTTTCGGGACTCAAGGGTATTGGGGAGAACTGTTTTTCCCCGCTTTTCGGTGGAAAATTCTCAGCGGATGCCTTTTTGAGCGAGCTTTCGGAGAAAACACGGCGGTGA
- the trpS gene encoding tryptophan--tRNA ligase — MSSRPILVTGDRPTGKLHLGHLVGSLQNRIRFQSEYDCFFLVANLHMLTTHYDRAVEVEENTIEMVCDWLSVGMDPESSVFYVQSQVPQITELFTILSMLCPVPRLQRIPTLKEKIQDMGVGDNYSAGLLGYPVLMAADILMFRATKVPVGEDQLSHVELTRELARRFNFLYGDYFGEPEPLISEASRLVGTDGNRKMSKSLNNCIYLSDSKKEVERKVRSMYTDPKRIRADIPGTVEGNPVFIYHDLFNDDTEEIEDLKDRYKTGNVGDVEVKKKLARAINLLLEPVREKRVQYEKRTDEVRDILREGTLKAKRIAEENMEEIKEKVGLFRT; from the coding sequence GTGAGCTCAAGACCCATTCTGGTTACCGGAGACAGACCGACGGGAAAACTTCATCTGGGACACCTTGTGGGTTCGCTTCAAAACCGCATCAGGTTTCAGAGCGAATACGACTGTTTTTTTCTGGTTGCCAACCTCCACATGCTGACCACGCATTACGACAGGGCTGTTGAGGTTGAGGAAAACACGATCGAGATGGTATGCGACTGGCTTTCGGTGGGAATGGACCCGGAGAGCTCGGTTTTTTATGTCCAGTCCCAAGTGCCTCAGATAACCGAACTCTTTACCATACTCTCGATGCTTTGCCCTGTGCCGAGGCTCCAGAGAATCCCCACCCTTAAGGAGAAAATTCAGGATATGGGAGTGGGGGACAACTACTCTGCCGGGCTTCTCGGATACCCCGTGCTGATGGCGGCCGACATACTGATGTTCCGGGCGACTAAGGTCCCCGTGGGCGAGGATCAACTGAGTCACGTGGAACTCACCAGGGAGCTTGCCAGGAGGTTCAATTTTCTCTACGGCGATTACTTCGGAGAGCCTGAACCGCTCATTAGCGAAGCGTCTCGCCTCGTAGGCACCGACGGGAACAGGAAGATGAGCAAGAGCCTTAACAACTGCATATACCTCAGCGACAGTAAAAAGGAAGTTGAGCGCAAGGTAAGGAGCATGTATACCGACCCGAAGAGGATAAGGGCCGACATACCGGGCACCGTGGAAGGCAATCCGGTTTTTATCTACCACGATCTTTTCAACGACGATACCGAGGAGATAGAGGACCTCAAGGACCGCTACAAGACAGGAAACGTCGGGGATGTAGAGGTGAAGAAGAAACTCGCCCGCGCCATAAACCTTCTCCTTGAGCCCGTTAGGGAAAAAAGAGTGCAGTATGAAAAAAGGACGGACGAGGTAAGGGACATACTCCGCGAGGGAACCCTCAAGGCGAAACGGATAGCCGAAGAGAACATGGAGGAGATAAAGGAGAAGGTTGGTCTTTTCCGCACGTAA